A stretch of DNA from Desulfobulbaceae bacterium DB1:
AATAAAAGGTTTCGAACTCGGCGCCGTTGACTATGTGATCAAACCCTTCAATACCACCGAGGTTCTTGCTCGCGTCCGGCTCCATCTCAAATTGAGTCTGGCCACCAAGGCCCTGGTGAAACGACAAACTGAAAAATTGAAGCAGATCCATGACGCCCAAGCCGCCATGCTGGTCAACCCCGCTGATCTGCCCAAAGCGAATTTCGGCATCCATTATTCATCCCTCCATGAAGCCGGAGGTGATTTTTATGATGTCCTCCAGGTTTCCGACAACATCGCGGTTTATATGGTTGCCGATGTTTCCGGCCACGACATCGGCACAAGCTTTATCACCGCCGCGGTGAAGGCGCTTCTGCAGCAGAACTCATCCCTGATATACAGTCCGTCGGACAGTATGAAAATGATGAACAGTGTCCTGATCGACATCCTGCCGGAAGGCAAATACCTGACTGCGGTTTATGGCCGTCTGAACAGACAAACCCTGGTCATGTCGCTGGTCAATGCGGGGCACCCGCCGGTCCTTTATGTGCCGGTGGACGACAAGGCGCAATTCATTTCAGTGCGGGGTACCCCGGTCGGCATCTTAACCGACGCCTATTTCGAGGCCTGCGACATCAAGGTGAAGCCGGGAGATCGCTTTTACTTTTACTCCGACGGCTTGCTGGAACGGGCTGTTTCCCGCCGGGTCTGGACGGCACTGACTTCCGAACTGCTGCCTCTGGCGGAGGAGCTCAGGCAAATACCCGTGAGCCGGGCGGCGGAAGGACTGAAACATATAGTCTGCGACCGGAAAAGCGCCCCGGATGATGATATTGTAATCATGGCAATAGAGGTCTGAGATGCAGGATA
This window harbors:
- a CDS encoding histidine kinase; the encoded protein is MENKQEITILIVDDTPINLKLLQISLAREGYQILTARNGVEARETAVRHLPDLILMDIIMPKESGFEVLEKLQANPKTNSIPVVFLTGNDDVASKIKGFELGAVDYVIKPFNTTEVLARVRLHLKLSLATKALVKRQTEKLKQIHDAQAAMLVNPADLPKANFGIHYSSLHEAGGDFYDVLQVSDNIAVYMVADVSGHDIGTSFITAAVKALLQQNSSLIYSPSDSMKMMNSVLIDILPEGKYLTAVYGRLNRQTLVMSLVNAGHPPVLYVPVDDKAQFISVRGTPVGILTDAYFEACDIKVKPGDRFYFYSDGLLERAVSRRVWTALTSELLPLAEELRQIPVSRAAEGLKHIVCDRKSAPDDDIVIMAIEV